A single Actinomadura algeriensis DNA region contains:
- a CDS encoding AMP-dependent synthetase/ligase, whose amino-acid sequence MGIQEQRAELDRALKGRTVCGELAETVNLHGDRPAYSERDGDGWRTLTWADTRGRALETAAGFAALGLAPGEVVALMMPNRSEHVLADLGAVHAGGIPTTVYATLAPDQIAFVAGDCAAKYAVLDGRDQLDRWLPALDRLPDLRKIVVVDAAACPEGDDRFITWDDFTELGRSSLAADPAEIDRRWQAVKPEDTVTLLYTSGTTGNPKGVLITHSMVLHEAAMVQNSSVLPEHPCGVSYLPFAHIADRVLSYYLPIRLASHVHFCADPTQLTAVLGHVRPHSFFGVPRIWEKIMAGIQAVLAAEQDEAKKAAVAAALDAGRAYVTAQEFGNALTPEITAAFEQADKAVLTPMKAMLGLDRVGQASSAAAPLPEDVARFFAGLGLKIFDAYGMTETTGAITANLADSFKLGTVGRAFAGVELALADDGEILVRGATCTPGYLNRPEATADLIDEDGWVHTGDVGKLDEDGFLRVVDRKKELIITAGGENIAPSMIENLLKEHPLVGQALAYGDRRPYVVALVTLDGEVAPVWAAAHGVEQTDLAALAEHPVVLEEIGRAVADANERLARVQQVKKWRLLPAEWTAESEELTPTLKLKRRVVHAKYDSAIDGLYAS is encoded by the coding sequence ATGGGCATCCAGGAGCAGCGCGCGGAACTCGACCGGGCACTGAAAGGCCGGACGGTCTGCGGCGAACTCGCCGAGACCGTCAACCTGCACGGCGACCGGCCCGCCTACTCCGAGCGCGACGGGGACGGCTGGCGCACCCTCACCTGGGCCGACACCCGCGGCCGGGCGCTGGAGACGGCGGCGGGCTTCGCCGCGCTGGGGCTGGCGCCGGGCGAGGTCGTCGCGCTGATGATGCCGAACCGGTCCGAGCACGTCCTCGCCGACCTCGGCGCCGTCCACGCCGGGGGGATCCCCACCACGGTGTACGCGACGCTCGCCCCCGACCAGATCGCGTTCGTCGCCGGCGACTGCGCCGCGAAGTACGCCGTCCTCGACGGCCGCGACCAGCTCGACCGCTGGCTGCCCGCCCTCGACCGGCTGCCCGACCTGCGCAAGATCGTCGTGGTGGACGCCGCCGCCTGCCCCGAGGGCGACGACCGCTTCATCACCTGGGACGACTTCACCGAGCTCGGACGCTCCTCCCTCGCCGCCGACCCGGCGGAGATCGACCGCCGCTGGCAGGCGGTGAAGCCCGAGGACACCGTCACCCTGCTGTACACCTCCGGCACCACCGGCAACCCCAAGGGCGTGCTGATCACCCACTCGATGGTCCTGCACGAGGCCGCCATGGTGCAGAACAGCTCGGTGCTGCCCGAGCACCCCTGCGGCGTCTCCTACCTGCCGTTCGCGCACATCGCCGACCGCGTCCTCAGCTACTACCTGCCGATCCGGCTGGCCTCGCACGTCCACTTCTGCGCCGACCCGACGCAGCTCACCGCCGTCCTCGGCCACGTGCGCCCGCACTCGTTCTTCGGCGTTCCGCGCATCTGGGAGAAGATCATGGCGGGCATCCAGGCCGTGCTGGCCGCCGAGCAGGACGAGGCGAAGAAGGCCGCCGTCGCCGCCGCCCTCGACGCCGGCCGCGCCTACGTCACCGCGCAGGAGTTCGGCAACGCCCTCACCCCCGAGATCACCGCCGCGTTCGAGCAGGCCGACAAGGCCGTCCTGACGCCGATGAAGGCGATGCTCGGCCTCGACCGCGTCGGCCAGGCGTCCAGCGCCGCCGCGCCCCTGCCCGAGGACGTCGCCCGGTTCTTCGCCGGCCTCGGCCTGAAGATCTTCGACGCGTACGGGATGACCGAGACGACCGGCGCGATCACCGCGAACCTCGCCGACTCCTTCAAGCTCGGCACGGTCGGCCGCGCGTTCGCCGGCGTCGAGCTGGCGCTCGCCGACGACGGCGAGATCCTGGTGCGCGGCGCGACCTGCACCCCCGGCTACCTCAACCGCCCGGAGGCCACCGCCGATCTCATCGACGAGGACGGCTGGGTGCACACCGGCGACGTCGGCAAGCTCGACGAGGACGGGTTCCTGCGCGTCGTCGACCGCAAGAAGGAGCTGATCATCACCGCCGGGGGCGAGAACATCGCCCCGTCGATGATCGAGAACCTGCTGAAGGAGCATCCGCTGGTCGGGCAGGCCCTCGCCTACGGCGACCGCCGCCCCTACGTCGTCGCCCTCGTCACCCTGGACGGCGAGGTCGCCCCCGTCTGGGCCGCCGCGCACGGCGTCGAGCAGACCGACCTGGCGGCGCTCGCCGAGCACCCGGTCGTCCTGGAGGAGATCGGCCGCGCCGTCGCCGACGCCAACGAGCGGCTCGCCCGCGTCCAGCAGGTCAAGAAGTGGCGCCTGCTGCCCGCCGAGTGGACCGCCGAGAGCGAGGAGCTCACCCCGACCCTGAAGCTCAAGCGCCGCGTCGTCCACGCCAAGTACGACTCGGCCATCGACGGCCTGTACGCGTCCTGA
- the selD gene encoding selenide, water dikinase SelD — MTPLARTARLTQYAHGGGCTSKIPPGELERVVAGLTGGGAPLLAGGEDGDDAAAVRIADGRAVLSTADFFPPVVDDPYDWGRIAAANALSDVYAMGGEPLMALNLLAWPGDLLPGDLARDVLRGGRDVAAAAGCAIAGGHSIDDPAPKYGLAVTGVADAGRLLRLDGGRAGVPLTLTKPLGLGVLNARHKATGETFPQAVETMTALNGAAARAALDAGVRCATDVTGFGLLGHLFKLARASGVTAVVDAAAVPYLDGAREAVRDGFVPGGTRRNLAWVSPHTGFRRIGEEERLLLADAQTSGGLLVAGEIPGAPVIGELVPRGRRALVVR, encoded by the coding sequence GTGACCCCCCTCGCCCGCACCGCACGCCTCACCCAGTACGCCCACGGCGGCGGCTGTACCAGCAAGATCCCGCCGGGCGAGCTGGAACGCGTCGTGGCCGGGCTCACCGGCGGCGGCGCCCCGCTGCTGGCGGGCGGGGAGGACGGCGACGACGCCGCGGCGGTGCGGATCGCGGACGGGCGGGCCGTGCTGTCCACCGCCGACTTCTTCCCCCCGGTCGTCGACGACCCCTACGACTGGGGCCGCATCGCCGCCGCCAACGCGCTGTCGGACGTGTACGCGATGGGCGGCGAGCCGCTCATGGCGCTGAACCTGCTGGCCTGGCCCGGCGACCTGCTGCCCGGCGACCTCGCCCGCGACGTCCTGCGCGGCGGCCGCGACGTCGCCGCCGCCGCGGGCTGCGCCATCGCCGGCGGGCACAGCATCGACGACCCCGCGCCCAAGTACGGCCTCGCCGTCACCGGCGTCGCCGACGCCGGCCGGCTGCTGCGCCTGGACGGCGGCCGCGCCGGGGTCCCGCTGACGCTGACCAAGCCGCTCGGCCTCGGCGTCCTCAACGCCCGGCACAAGGCGACCGGCGAGACGTTCCCGCAGGCCGTCGAGACGATGACCGCGCTGAACGGCGCCGCCGCGCGGGCCGCGCTGGACGCCGGCGTCCGGTGCGCCACCGACGTCACCGGCTTCGGCCTGCTCGGCCACCTGTTCAAGCTGGCGCGGGCGAGCGGCGTCACCGCCGTCGTCGACGCCGCCGCCGTCCCGTACCTGGACGGCGCGCGCGAGGCCGTCCGGGACGGCTTCGTCCCCGGCGGCACCCGCCGCAACCTGGCGTGGGTGTCGCCGCACACCGGGTTCCGCCGGATCGGCGAGGAGGAACGGCTCCTGCTGGCCGACGCGCAGACGTCCGGCGGGCTGCTGGTCGCGGGCGAGATCCCGGGCGCGCCGGTGATCGGCGAGCTCGTCCCGCGCGGCCGCCGGGCGCTCGTGGTGCGGTAG
- a CDS encoding peptide MFS transporter yields the protein MAGTSVRGERTFFGHPWGLATLFFTEMWERFSFYGLRGILVLFLIAPPAESGLDMEEGTAKALLGVYMSMVYFVALPGGWIADRILGARRAVLWGCVIIMLGHVSMAIPAGAATVYLGLLLIILGTGLLKPNISTMVGKLYEGQDDARRDAGFSIFYMGINIGSLAPFLVGWLGEKVNWHAGFGAAAVGMAIGLAQYVLGSRHLRGVGDVPGHRLAPDERRKFVRYLLAGLAFAAAVVAILAGIGELTVDAVTVALTVLALVVPAVYLGYLLRSHEVTEDERARLRAYVWLFVGAAVFWMIYDQAPGPLNVFADEHVDLNFFGWRMPTSWTQNINPILIICFAAVFAWLWTTRWGRRVSTPQKFAFALVMVGLSFVVMSMAAADADGGRVTIAWLVAVYLLQVFGELSLSPVGLSVTTRLAPHAFAGQMMGVWFLATAAGDAVGGQVARLEDAWGDVRYFLTLGAFTIVAGAAMFAFVRSLRRLMGEEHAPPSTGGA from the coding sequence ATGGCGGGTACGTCCGTCCGCGGAGAACGAACGTTCTTCGGCCATCCGTGGGGACTGGCCACGCTGTTCTTCACCGAGATGTGGGAGCGGTTCAGCTTCTACGGGCTGCGCGGCATCCTCGTCCTGTTCCTCATCGCGCCGCCCGCCGAGTCGGGGCTCGACATGGAGGAGGGGACGGCGAAGGCCCTCCTCGGCGTCTACATGTCGATGGTGTACTTCGTCGCCCTGCCGGGCGGCTGGATCGCCGACCGCATCCTGGGCGCCCGCCGCGCCGTCCTGTGGGGCTGCGTCATCATCATGCTCGGGCACGTCTCGATGGCGATCCCGGCGGGCGCCGCGACCGTCTACCTCGGCCTGCTGCTGATCATCCTCGGCACCGGCCTGCTCAAGCCCAACATCTCCACCATGGTCGGCAAGCTCTACGAGGGGCAGGACGACGCCCGCCGCGACGCCGGGTTCTCCATCTTCTACATGGGCATCAACATCGGCTCCCTCGCCCCGTTCCTCGTCGGCTGGCTCGGCGAGAAGGTGAACTGGCACGCCGGGTTCGGCGCCGCCGCGGTCGGCATGGCGATCGGGCTCGCGCAGTACGTGCTCGGCTCCCGGCACCTGCGCGGGGTCGGCGACGTCCCGGGCCACCGGCTCGCCCCGGACGAGCGCCGCAAGTTCGTCCGGTACCTCCTGGCCGGTCTCGCCTTCGCCGCGGCGGTCGTCGCGATCCTCGCGGGGATCGGCGAGCTGACGGTCGACGCCGTCACCGTCGCGCTGACCGTGCTCGCGCTCGTCGTCCCCGCCGTCTACCTCGGCTACCTGCTGCGCAGCCACGAGGTCACCGAGGACGAACGGGCGCGGCTGCGCGCCTACGTGTGGCTGTTCGTCGGCGCCGCCGTCTTCTGGATGATCTACGACCAGGCGCCCGGGCCGCTGAACGTCTTCGCCGACGAGCACGTCGACCTGAACTTCTTCGGCTGGCGGATGCCGACGAGCTGGACCCAGAACATCAACCCCATCCTGATCATCTGCTTCGCCGCGGTCTTCGCCTGGCTCTGGACGACCCGGTGGGGGCGCCGCGTCAGCACCCCGCAGAAGTTCGCGTTCGCGCTCGTCATGGTGGGGCTGTCGTTCGTCGTGATGTCGATGGCGGCCGCCGACGCCGACGGGGGCCGGGTGACGATCGCGTGGCTGGTCGCCGTCTACCTGCTGCAGGTGTTCGGGGAGCTGTCGCTGTCGCCGGTCGGCCTGTCGGTCACCACCCGCCTGGCGCCGCACGCCTTCGCCGGCCAGATGATGGGCGTGTGGTTCCTGGCGACCGCGGCGGGCGACGCCGTCGGCGGGCAGGTCGCCCGCCTCGAGGACGCCTGGGGCGACGTCCGGTACTTCCTCACCCTCGGCGCGTTCACGATCGTGGCGGGCGCGGCGATGTTCGCGTTCGTCCGGTCCCTGCGCCGCCTGATGGGCGAGGAGCACGCGCCGCCTTCGACGGGAGGCGCATGA
- a CDS encoding GlsB/YeaQ/YmgE family stress response membrane protein, which translates to MTLAGSIAAIVLGAAVGALGRLITPGRPSMPAWATIAVGVVAAFAGTGLFGLFGSEDAAWGVRQAAAQVGTAVAAVILVVVCWPAGSGR; encoded by the coding sequence ATGACCCTCGCCGGGAGCATCGCCGCCATCGTGCTGGGCGCCGCCGTCGGCGCCCTCGGCCGCCTGATCACGCCCGGACGGCCGAGCATGCCGGCCTGGGCGACGATCGCGGTCGGCGTCGTCGCCGCCTTCGCCGGGACGGGCCTGTTCGGCCTGTTCGGCTCCGAGGACGCCGCCTGGGGCGTCCGGCAGGCCGCGGCGCAGGTCGGCACCGCGGTCGCCGCCGTGATCCTTGTCGTCGTCTGCTGGCCCGCCGGCAGCGGACGCTGA
- a CDS encoding propionyl-CoA synthetase: protein MGAYAAAYERSIADPTRFWGLAARDVRWLVPPDRVLDDGAPPFYRWFTGGELNTCDNALDRHVEEGRGDQAALVYDSPVTGTERTYTYRELTEATARFAGALRAQGVDRGDRVIVYMPMVPEAVIAMLACARLGAVHSVVFGGFAARELAVRIDDARPKAVVSASCGVEGARIVPYKPLLDEALGLARHKVERCVILQREQLHADLQRPRDVTWDEAVARAEPAECVPVAATDPLYILYTSGTTGRPKGVVRDNGGHAVALRWSMENVFGVGPGDVFWAASDVGWVVGHSYIVYAPLLTGCTTVLYEGKPVGTPDAGAFWRVAERHRVKVLFTAPTAIRAIKKEDPDGALLAGRDLTAFDALYLAGERLDPDTYHWAERMLDRPVVDHWWQTETGWPIVANLRGLEPMPVKPGSPSVPVPGYDVRVLGPDGAPLPPGADGDIALRLPLPPGTLPTLWQDDERFVEAYLDARPGYYLTGDGGRIDDDGYVWVMGRTDDVINVAGHRLSTGTMEEVIAAHPAVAECAVIGVRDDLKGQVPRALVVLKSGVLAEESELAAELVRLVRDQVGPVAALKEVTVVPALPKTRSGKILRAAMRGIADGRDVTVPSTIEDPEVLDGLRPVLGPGRP from the coding sequence ATGGGCGCTTACGCCGCCGCGTACGAACGGAGCATCGCCGATCCGACCCGCTTCTGGGGGCTGGCTGCGCGGGACGTGCGGTGGCTCGTCCCGCCGGACCGGGTCCTGGACGACGGGGCGCCGCCGTTCTACCGGTGGTTCACCGGCGGTGAGCTGAACACCTGCGACAACGCCCTCGACCGGCACGTCGAGGAGGGCCGCGGCGACCAGGCCGCGCTGGTCTACGACAGCCCGGTCACCGGGACGGAGCGGACCTACACCTACCGGGAGCTGACCGAGGCGACGGCGCGGTTCGCGGGGGCGCTGCGCGCGCAGGGCGTCGACCGCGGCGACCGGGTGATCGTGTACATGCCGATGGTGCCCGAGGCCGTGATCGCGATGCTGGCGTGCGCCCGGCTGGGCGCCGTCCACTCGGTGGTGTTCGGCGGGTTCGCGGCGCGGGAGCTGGCCGTCCGGATCGACGACGCCCGCCCCAAGGCGGTGGTGTCGGCGTCGTGCGGCGTCGAGGGCGCGCGGATCGTGCCGTACAAGCCGCTGCTCGACGAGGCCCTCGGCCTGGCCCGGCACAAGGTGGAGCGGTGCGTGATCCTGCAGCGCGAGCAGCTGCACGCCGACCTGCAGCGGCCGCGGGACGTCACGTGGGACGAGGCGGTCGCGCGCGCCGAGCCCGCCGAGTGCGTGCCCGTCGCCGCCACCGACCCCCTGTACATCCTGTACACGTCGGGGACGACCGGACGGCCGAAGGGCGTGGTCCGCGACAACGGCGGGCACGCGGTCGCGCTGCGCTGGTCGATGGAGAACGTGTTCGGCGTCGGCCCGGGCGACGTGTTCTGGGCGGCGTCCGACGTGGGCTGGGTCGTCGGGCACTCCTACATCGTGTACGCGCCGCTGCTCACCGGCTGCACGACCGTCCTGTACGAGGGGAAGCCGGTGGGGACGCCCGACGCGGGCGCGTTCTGGCGGGTCGCCGAGCGGCACCGGGTGAAGGTGCTGTTCACGGCGCCGACGGCGATCCGGGCGATCAAGAAGGAGGATCCGGACGGCGCGCTGCTCGCCGGGCGGGACCTCACGGCGTTCGACGCGCTGTACCTGGCCGGGGAACGTCTCGACCCCGACACCTACCACTGGGCGGAGCGGATGCTGGACCGTCCCGTCGTGGACCACTGGTGGCAGACCGAGACCGGGTGGCCGATCGTGGCGAACCTGCGCGGGCTGGAGCCGATGCCGGTGAAGCCGGGGTCGCCGTCGGTGCCGGTGCCGGGCTACGACGTGCGGGTCCTCGGCCCGGACGGCGCGCCGCTGCCGCCCGGCGCGGACGGCGACATCGCGCTGCGGCTGCCGCTGCCGCCGGGGACGCTCCCGACGCTGTGGCAGGACGACGAGCGGTTCGTCGAGGCGTACCTCGACGCGCGCCCGGGCTACTACCTGACCGGGGACGGCGGCCGGATCGACGACGACGGCTACGTGTGGGTGATGGGCCGCACCGACGACGTGATCAACGTGGCCGGGCACCGGCTGTCGACCGGGACGATGGAGGAGGTCATCGCGGCGCACCCGGCGGTCGCCGAATGCGCGGTGATCGGGGTGCGCGACGACCTCAAGGGGCAGGTGCCGCGGGCGCTGGTGGTGCTCAAGAGCGGTGTCCTGGCCGAGGAGTCGGAGCTGGCGGCCGAGCTGGTGCGGCTGGTGCGCGACCAGGTCGGGCCGGTCGCGGCGCTCAAGGAGGTCACGGTCGTCCCGGCGCTGCCGAAGACCCGCTCGGGGAAGATCCTGCGGGCCGCGATGCGCGGGATCGCCGACGGGCGGGACGTGACCGTGCCGTCCACGATCGAGGACCCGGAGGTGCTGGACGGCCTGCGTCCCGTGCTGGGTCCCGGCCGCCCGTAG
- a CDS encoding MFS transporter has translation MTGAPTDVPTKGDAATRRPAAPARTMPTLIALAAAGMVVSVQQTLVIPLLPQFMTTFDASVTAVTWVFTASLLAGAVATPLLTRFGDMYGKKRMILLALVLLILGSVLCAASGSLATLIAGRALQGVSSAMVPLAIGMIRDTFPRDRITTAIGVVSATMGVGGSIGMIVTGLIADRTTSHRPVFWIAAALGVFALVLVTVTARDVGARPGGRPDVPGAVLLAAWLVCLLLGISQGNAWGWASGGVLGLFGAAALLCAVWTAVELRVREPLVRLSLLVGPRSLSANVASALLGFSMFAAFTLIASFVQADPELVGYGLGGTVLHVGLYMLPSTATMLLSSTQSGRITARIGPAYTLAAGSALAGLSYFWLAVFNTRGIDMLIFSGIQGLGFGVAYAALGTLAVQHVPMDQSGIASGINSLVRVGGGGIAGAVTAAILAGMVIGGTDVPSLGAYELSFWIVGAGALLAGAVAVANGVRYRRDDAGF, from the coding sequence ATGACCGGCGCGCCCACTGACGTCCCCACCAAGGGCGACGCGGCGACGCGGCGGCCCGCCGCGCCCGCGCGCACGATGCCGACCCTGATCGCGCTCGCGGCGGCCGGGATGGTCGTGTCGGTGCAGCAGACCCTGGTGATCCCGCTGCTGCCGCAGTTCATGACCACCTTCGACGCGTCGGTGACGGCGGTGACGTGGGTGTTCACGGCGTCGCTGCTGGCGGGCGCGGTCGCCACCCCGCTGCTGACGCGGTTCGGCGACATGTACGGCAAGAAGCGCATGATCCTGCTGGCGCTGGTGCTGCTGATCCTCGGGTCGGTGCTGTGCGCGGCGTCCGGCTCGCTCGCGACGCTCATCGCGGGACGGGCGCTGCAGGGCGTGTCGTCGGCGATGGTGCCCCTCGCCATCGGCATGATCCGCGACACGTTCCCGCGCGACCGGATCACCACGGCGATCGGCGTGGTGAGCGCGACGATGGGCGTCGGCGGCAGCATCGGCATGATCGTGACCGGGCTGATCGCCGACCGCACCACGAGCCACCGGCCGGTGTTCTGGATCGCGGCGGCGCTCGGCGTCTTCGCGCTGGTGCTGGTCACGGTGACCGCCCGCGACGTCGGCGCCCGCCCGGGCGGCCGTCCGGACGTGCCGGGCGCGGTGCTGCTCGCGGCGTGGCTGGTGTGCCTGCTGCTCGGCATCAGCCAGGGCAACGCGTGGGGCTGGGCGTCCGGCGGCGTGCTCGGCCTGTTCGGCGCGGCGGCCCTGCTGTGCGCGGTGTGGACGGCCGTGGAGCTGCGGGTCCGCGAGCCGCTGGTGCGGCTGTCGCTGCTGGTCGGGCCGCGGTCGCTGTCGGCGAACGTCGCGTCCGCGCTGCTCGGTTTCTCGATGTTCGCGGCGTTCACGCTGATCGCGTCGTTCGTCCAGGCGGATCCGGAGCTGGTCGGGTACGGGCTGGGCGGCACGGTGCTGCACGTCGGCCTGTACATGCTGCCGAGCACGGCGACGATGCTGCTGTCGTCGACGCAGTCGGGGCGGATCACCGCGCGGATCGGCCCGGCGTACACGCTGGCGGCGGGCTCGGCGCTCGCCGGGCTGAGCTATTTCTGGCTCGCCGTGTTCAACACCCGCGGCATCGACATGCTGATCTTCAGCGGGATCCAGGGCCTGGGCTTCGGGGTGGCGTACGCCGCGCTCGGGACGCTCGCGGTGCAGCACGTCCCGATGGACCAGAGCGGCATCGCCAGCGGCATCAACTCGCTGGTCCGCGTCGGCGGCGGCGGCATCGCGGGCGCGGTGACCGCCGCGATCCTGGCCGGGATGGTGATCGGCGGCACCGACGTCCCGTCGCTGGGCGCGTACGAGCTGTCCTTCTGGATCGTCGGGGCGGGCGCCCTGCTGGCCGGAGCGGTCGCCGTCGCGAACGGGGTGCGGTACCGCCGGGACGACGCGGGGTTCTGA
- a CDS encoding GTP-binding protein, whose amino-acid sequence MQVLATAGHAAHGKSSLVRALTGMEPKEPGPALTGTAWTRLPSGRRVAFVDVPGDPRSVPAVLAGLAPAPAVLLAVAADEGWMPQSQEHLEAAAALGVRNGVLAITRADVADPKIALRQARDRLAGTALAAAEAVAVSTLTGTGTAELAAALDRLAGRLPVPDPDAPVRLWVDHAFTAGRQSVVTGTLAAGTIRVDDELLLMPAGERVRVRTIGCAGEPRDEVGGVSRVVLTLRDAGRVAPGMALIAPGRWSPTTCVDVRTRFGEASGRLARRMTLHIGAAAVRVALRPLGPDTARLTLNARLALHVGDTGVLRDPDRRAIAGVSVLDVRPPTLVRRGAAAARARELASWPDRPDGTVVLRRHGVLRRAELAGMGCAIPADAVAAGGDWIADPAHWNALRERLAAEAARHAAERPGAPGLPLETVRLRLGLPARELVTALAAPPLRLESGRLYGPPPTPEDPSTPSEPPTPSEPPTSGAPSPSSEPPPPHEPSASGERPTWGEPSPSSEPPPPHEPSASGERPASGEPSASGETFVRGESPVAGGSPAPGARSMSGEPTASEEPSASAERQVPGESSGAPGEAGPLPAPTGSGETSVGEGPGGAEPAWAGAVARLRADLAADPFGAPAAERLAELGLTGDALAGAARAGAVLRLADEVVLLPGADREALRVLSALPQPFTPDQAGAALPASRRVAVALLRHLDGLGLTERRRS is encoded by the coding sequence ATGCAGGTCCTCGCCACCGCCGGTCACGCCGCGCACGGCAAGTCCTCGCTCGTGCGGGCCCTGACCGGCATGGAGCCCAAGGAGCCCGGCCCGGCGCTGACCGGCACCGCCTGGACGCGGCTGCCGTCCGGCCGCCGCGTCGCGTTCGTCGACGTCCCGGGCGACCCGCGCTCGGTCCCGGCCGTCCTCGCCGGGCTGGCGCCCGCGCCCGCCGTGCTGCTGGCCGTCGCCGCCGACGAGGGCTGGATGCCGCAGTCGCAGGAGCACCTGGAGGCCGCCGCCGCGCTCGGCGTCCGCAACGGCGTCCTGGCGATCACCCGGGCGGACGTGGCAGACCCCAAGATCGCGCTGCGGCAGGCCCGCGACCGGCTCGCCGGCACCGCCCTCGCCGCCGCCGAGGCGGTCGCCGTCAGCACCCTCACCGGTACCGGGACCGCCGAGCTGGCCGCCGCCCTCGACCGGCTCGCCGGCCGCCTCCCCGTTCCCGATCCGGACGCGCCCGTCCGGCTGTGGGTCGACCACGCGTTCACCGCCGGACGGCAGAGCGTCGTCACCGGCACCCTCGCCGCCGGGACGATCCGCGTCGACGACGAACTGCTCCTGATGCCCGCGGGCGAGCGCGTCCGCGTCCGGACGATCGGCTGCGCCGGCGAGCCCCGCGACGAGGTCGGCGGCGTGTCCCGCGTGGTCCTCACCCTCCGCGACGCCGGGCGGGTCGCGCCCGGCATGGCCCTGATCGCCCCCGGCCGCTGGTCGCCGACGACCTGCGTGGACGTGCGCACCCGCTTCGGCGAGGCGTCCGGCCGGCTCGCCCGCCGGATGACCCTGCACATCGGCGCCGCCGCCGTCCGCGTCGCGCTGCGGCCCCTCGGGCCCGACACCGCGCGCCTCACCCTCAACGCCCGCCTGGCGCTGCACGTCGGCGACACCGGCGTCCTGCGCGACCCCGACCGCCGCGCCATCGCGGGCGTCAGCGTCCTCGACGTCCGCCCGCCGACGCTCGTCCGCCGCGGCGCCGCGGCCGCCCGCGCCCGCGAACTCGCGTCCTGGCCGGACCGCCCGGACGGCACCGTGGTGCTGCGCCGCCACGGCGTCCTGCGCCGCGCCGAACTCGCCGGGATGGGCTGCGCGATCCCCGCGGACGCCGTCGCGGCGGGCGGCGACTGGATCGCCGACCCCGCGCACTGGAACGCCCTCCGCGAACGCCTCGCCGCCGAGGCCGCCCGGCACGCCGCCGAACGCCCCGGGGCGCCGGGCCTCCCGCTGGAGACCGTCCGGCTCCGCCTCGGGCTGCCCGCCCGCGAGCTCGTGACCGCGCTCGCCGCCCCGCCGCTGCGCCTGGAGTCCGGCCGCCTCTACGGCCCGCCCCCCACCCCCGAAGACCCGTCCACGCCGAGCGAACCGCCCACGCCGAGCGAACCGCCCACGTCGGGCGCGCCCTCGCCGTCGAGCGAGCCGCCTCCGCCACATGAGCCCTCGGCGTCGGGCGAACGGCCCACGTGGGGTGAGCCCTCGCCGTCGAGCGAGCCGCCTCCGCCACATGAGCCCTCGGCGTCGGGCGAGCGGCCCGCGTCGGGGGAGCCGTCCGCCTCGGGTGAGACTTTTGTGCGTGGTGAATCTCCCGTAGCGGGTGGTTCGCCCGCGCCGGGTGCGAGGTCGATGTCCGGTGAGCCGACCGCGTCGGAGGAGCCGTCTGCTTCGGCCGAGCGGCAGGTGCCGGGGGAGTCGTCCGGGGCTCCGGGCGAGGCCGGGCCTTTGCCCGCTCCGACGGGGTCCGGGGAGACGTCTGTGGGGGAGGGGCCGGGCGGGGCCGAGCCGGCGTGGGCGGGCGCCGTCGCGCGGTTGCGCGCCGATCTGGCCGCGGACCCGTTCGGCGCGCCCGCCGCCGAGCGGCTCGCCGAGCTGGGGCTGACCGGGGACGCGCTGGCCGGTGCGGCGCGCGCGGGCGCGGTGCTGCGCCTGGCCGACGAGGTCGTGCTGCTGCCCGGCGCCGACCGGGAGGCGCTGCGGGTCCTGTCGGCGCTGCCGCAGCCGTTCACCCCCGACCAGGCCGGGGCGGCGCTGCCCGCGTCCCGCCGGGTCGCCGTCGCGCTGCTGCGGCACCTGGACGGGCTGGGGCTGACCGAACGCCGCCGGTCCTGA